One window of the Melopsittacus undulatus isolate bMelUnd1 chromosome 20 unlocalized genomic scaffold, bMelUnd1.mat.Z SUPER_20_unloc_1, whole genome shotgun sequence genome contains the following:
- the LOC117438065 gene encoding claw keratin-like produces the protein MSCSSLCAPSCGVSAPCPLADTTNEPCVRQCQSSTVVIQPPATVVTFPGPILSSFPQHSVVGSAGVPAIAGGSGGSYGGHGGSGGYGGRLGGYGGFGGYGGFGGCGGYGGLGRGLLSFGASCGSC, from the coding sequence atgtcctgctccagcctgtgtGCCCCTTCCTGTGGGGTGTCCGCCCCATGCCCGCTGGCTGACACCACCAACGAGCCCTGTGTGCGTCAGTGCCAGAGCTCCACAGTGGTGATCCAGCCCCCAGCCACGGTGGTCACCTTCCCCggacccatcctcagctccttcccacagCACAGCGTTGTGGGCTCAGCTGGAGTCCCTGCCATTGCCGGGGGCTCCGGCGGCAGTTATGGAGGCCATGGTGGTTCTGGTGGCTATGGAGGACGCCTTGGAGGCTATGGAGGCTTTGGCGGCTACGGAGGCTTCGGTGGCTGCGGAGGTTATGGTGGCTTGGGCCGAGGCCTCCTTTCCTTCGGTGCCAGCTGTGGGAGCTGCTAA
- the LOC117438066 gene encoding claw keratin-like gives MSCSSLCAPSCGVSAPSPLADTTNEPCVRQCQSSTAVIQPPATVVTFPGPILSSFPQHSFVGSAGVPAVAGGSGGSYGGRGGSGGYGGFGGFGGLGGYGGFGGCGGYGGWGRGCGSC, from the coding sequence atgtcctgctccagcctgtgtGCCCCTTCCTGTGGGGTGTCCGCCCCGTCCCCTCTGGCTGACACCACCAACGAGCCCTGCGTGCGTCAGTGCCAGAGCTCCACGGCGGTGATCCAGCCCCCAGCCACGGTGGTCACCTTCCCCggacccatcctcagctccttccctcagCACAGCTTTGTGGGCTCAGCTGGAGTCCCTGCCGTTGCTGGGGGCTCTGGTGGCAGCTACGGAGGCCGTGGTGGTTCCGGAGGTTATGGTGGCTTTGGCGGCTTCGGAGGCCTTGGTGGCTATGGTGGCTTCGGTGGCTGCGGAGGTTATGGCGGCTGGGGCCGAGGCTGTGGGAGCTGCTAA
- the LOC101877533 gene encoding claw keratin-like, translated as MSCSSLCAPSCGVAAPCPVADTTNEPCVRQCQDSTVVIQPPASVVTFPGPILSSFPQHSVVGSAGVPAVAGGYGGSYGGYGGFGGYGGYRGLGGYGGLGGYWGYGGYGSCGGYGGFGGYGSFGGCGYGGWGRGLRSFGGWCGGW; from the coding sequence atgtcctgctccagcctgtgtGCCCCTTCCTGTGGGGTGGCCGCCCCATGCCCAGTGGCTGACACCACCAACGAGCCCTGTGTGCGTCAGTGCCAGGACTCCACGGTGGTGATCCAGCCCCCGGCCTCTGTGGTCACCTTCCCCggacccatcctcagctccttcccacagCACAGCGTTGTGGGCTCAGCTGGAGTCCCTGCTGTTGCTGGGGGCTATGGCGGCAGTTATGGAGGCTATGGTGGATTTGGAGGCTATGGTGGCTACAGAGGCCTTGGTGGCTATGGAGGCCTGGGTGGCTATTGGGGCTATGGAGGCTATGGTAGCTGTGGAGGCTACGGAGGCTTTGGTGGCTACGGAAGCTTTGGGGGCTGTGGATATGGAGGCTGGGGCCGAGGTCTCAGGTCCTTCGGTGGTTGGTGTGGCGGCTGGTAA
- the LOC101879046 gene encoding claw keratin-like — protein sequence MSCSSLCVPSCGVAAPCPLADTTNEPCVRQCQDSTVVIQPPASVVTFPGPILSSFPQHSAVGSAGVPAVAGGYGGSYGGYGGFGGYGGYGGYRGLGGYRGLGGYWGYGGYGSCGGYGGFGGYGGFGGCGYGGWGRGLRSFGGWCGGW from the coding sequence atgtcctgctccagcctgtgcGTCCCTTCTTGTGGGGTGGCCGCCCCATGCCCACTGGCTGACACCACCAACGAGCCCTGTGTGCGTCAGTGCCAGGACTCCACGGTGGTGATCCAGCCCCCGGCCTCAGTGGTCACCTTCCCTggacccatcctcagctccttcccacagcacagtgctgtgggCTCAGCTGGAGTCCCTGCTGTTGCTGGGGGCTACGGCGGCAGTTATGGAGGCTATGGTGGGTTTGGAGGCTACGGTGGCTACGGTGGCTACAGAGGCCTTGGTGGCTACAGAGGCCTTGGTGGCTACTGGGGCTACGGAGGCTATGGTAGCTGTGGAGGCTACGGAGGCTTTGGTGGCTATGGAGGCTTTGGGGGCTGTGGATATGGAGGCTGGGGCCGAGGTCTCAGGTCCTTCGGTGGTTGGTGTGGCGGCTGGTAA
- the LOC101877701 gene encoding claw keratin-like, which translates to MSCSSLCIPSCGVAAPCPLADTTNEPCVRQCQDSTVVIQPPASVVTFPGPILSSFPQHSAVGSAGVPAVAGGYGGSYGGYGGFGGYGGYGGYRGLGGYWGYGGYGSCGGYGGFGGYGSFGGCGYGGWGRGLRSFGGWCGGW; encoded by the coding sequence atgtcctgctccagcctgtgcATCCCTTCTTGTGgggtggctgccccatgcccaCTGGCTGACACCACCAACGAGCCCTGTGTGCGTCAGTGCCAGGACTCCACGGTGGTGATCCAGCCCCCGGCCTCAGTGGTCACCTTCCCCggacccatcctcagctccttcccacagcacagtgctgtgggCTCAGCTGGAGTCCCTGCTGTTGCTGGGGGATACGGCGGCAGTTATGGAGGCTATGGTGGGTTTGGAGGCTATGGTGGCTACGGTGGCTACAGAGGACTTGGTGGCTACTGGGGCTATGGAGGCTATGGTAGCTGTGGAGGCTATGGAGGCTTTGGAGGCTACGGAAGCTTTGGGGGCTGTGGATATGGAGGCTGGGGCCGAGGTCTCAGGTCCTTTGGTGGTTGGTGTGGCGGCTGGTAA
- the LOC101872271 gene encoding claw keratin-like, translated as MSCSSLCVPSCGVAAPCPVADTTNEPCVRQCQDSTVVIQPPASVVTFPGPILSSFPQHSVVGSAGVPAVAGGYGGSYGGYGGFGGYGGYRGLGGYGGLGGYWGYGGYGSCGGYGGFGGYGSFGGCGYGGWGRGLRSFGGWCGGW; from the coding sequence atgtcctgctccagcctgtgcGTCCCTTCCTGTGGGGTGGCCGCCCCATGCCCAGTGGCTGACACCACCAACGAGCCCTGTGTGCGTCAGTGCCAGGACTCCACGGTGGTGATCCAGCCCCCGGCTTCTGTGGTCACCTTCCCCggacccatcctcagctccttcccacagCACAGCGTTGTGGGCTCAGCTGGAGTCCCTGCTGTTGCTGGGGGCTATGGCGGCAGTTATGGAGGCTATGGTGGGTTTGGAGGCTACGGTGGCTACAGAGGCCTTGGTGGCTATGGAGGCCTGGGTGGCTATTGGGGCTATGGAGGCTATGGTAGCTGTGGAGGCTACGGAGGCTTTGGTGGCTACGGAAGCTTTGGGGGCTGTGGATATGGAGGCTGGGGCCGAGGTCTCAGGTCCTTCGGTGGTTGGTGTGGCGGCTGGTAA
- the LOC101879390 gene encoding claw keratin-like, whose product MSCSSLCAPSCGVAAPCPLADTTNEPCVRQCQSSSVVIQPPATVVTFPGPILSSFPQHSAVGSAGVPAIPGGSGGSYGGHGGYGGLGGYGGLGGYGGFGGCGGYGGWGQGLVSFGASCGSC is encoded by the coding sequence atgtcctgctccagcctgtgtGCCCCTTCCTGTGGGGTGGCCGCCCCATGCCCGCTGGCTGACACCACCAACGAGCCCTGTGTGCGTCAGTGCCAGAGCTCCTCGGTGGTGATCCAGCCCCCAGCCACGGTGGTCACCTTCCCTggacccatcctcagctccttccctcagcacagtgctgtgggCTCAGCGGGAGTCCCTGCCATTCCTGGGGGATCCGGCGGCAGTTATGGAGGCCATGGTGGCTACGGAGGCCTTGGTGGCTACGGAGGCCTTGGTGGCTATGGTGGCTTCGGTGGATGTGGAGGTTATGGCGGCTGGGGCCAAGGCCTCGTGTCCTTTGGTGCCAGCTGTGGGAGCTGCTAA
- the LOC101879217 gene encoding claw keratin-like: protein MSCSSLCVPSCGVATPCPVADTVNEPCVRQCQDSTVVIQPPASVVTFPGPILSSFPQHSAVGSAGVPAVAGGYGGSYGGYGGFGGYGGYGGHGGYWGYGGYGGCGYGHLGGYGGFGSYGGFGGCGYGGWGRGLLSFGASCGIC, encoded by the coding sequence atgtcctgctccagcctgtgtGTCCCTTCTTGTGGGGTGGCCACCCCATGCCCAGTGGCTGACACCGTCAACGAGCCCTGTGTGCGTCAGTGCCAGGACTCCACGGTGGTGATCCAGCCCCCAGCCTCAGTGGTCACCTTCCCTggacccatcctcagctccttcccacagcacagtgctgtgggCTCAGCTGGAGTCCCTGCTGTTGCTGGGGGCTACGGCGGCAGTTATGGAGGCTATGGTGGATTTGGAGGCTATGGTGGCTACGGAGGTCATGGTGGCTATTGGGGCTATGGAGGCTATGGCGGCTGTGGCTATGGACACCTTGGAGGCTATGGAGGCTTTGGCAGCTATGGAGGCTTTGGGGGCTGTGGTTATggaggctggggcagaggcCTCCTTTCCTTCGGTGCCAGCTGTGGGATCTGCTAA